The DNA sequence GATGATTTCGTCATCAAAACCAATCTTTTAAATATGGCGAAGGTATAATCGATTTTacgtaaagttaataactaagagttgttagatgaaaatttaattaaatcagttAAATTTTCTAATAATTCTCGGTTATCAACCTCACATAAAAGGCAACTGTGATTGCCCTGAGTTTCCACCTTTAAATATATTGGATAATTATGAATCTTTGATGTGTATCTTTATTCATCCCAAACTCTTCCTTTTATATTCTTGTCCGTTTATTCCATTAATTATATCTATTCTTGTTCTGCACATAATAAGACGTTGTTGAGTGCATGCATGTCTTCGCGGATGTTCTATATGATGCCATGTGTTACTTACTGCATGTTGAATAATATATAATCTTATTCTAGCTATATATCTTGTTTAACGAAAGATTAAACTCATTAATTAGCAAGCTAGAATCTTCAAAGATGCATGTCTCTtgctctctctctatatatacgGCACCCTTAACAATATATTCTCACTTATCATAGAAAACCGTTAAGAGTTCGATTTCCACTTTCTACATTCAAGCAATCTTGAGGAAAAtcaaagagagaagaaaacaaagataacTTAATTAGCGATGTTTCCAACAACCTCAAAAGCTACGTTCTTGATTTTCATGATTCTAATGCTGAATGCTATGCCACCAATAATCTTAGCATGTGGTCCTTGCACGCAGCCGCATCCATCACCGCCTCACCACCACTACCGCCCAAAACCCCCGCCGCATCACGGGGGAGGAGGAAAACACCCCCCGAAACCGCCGTCATATCCATCACCACCAGTCATCATCATCCCGCCTCCAGTGCAACCCCCTCCAGTAATCATATACCCGCCGCCGCCGACCTCCCCGCCGACTCGAGCGACCTGTCCAATCGACGCGCTGAAGCTAGGGCTGTGCTTGGACGTTGCCGGAGGGATTGTGCATGTGGGAATAGGGAACCCGGTGGAGAATATTTGTTGTCCAGTGATTCAAGGGTTGCTTGATCTTGAAGCGGCGATTTGTCTTTGCACCGTTATTAGGATTAAGCTTCTTAATCTCAACATATTCATCCCTGTTGCTCTTCAGGTTCTTGCAACTTGTGGCATGACTCCTCCTCCTGGTTTTGTTTGTCCACCTCtaaaatagttaattaattaattaaggacTAGCGAATACTACTTTGTAGCTTAATAATTCCATTTTCATACTCTATATAAATTATCATCAAGGTCATATATATGTATGTTTTAAGGTGtttcaatttaattaattttgctgTGCTATATATTAGGGTTTTTCTGATGGGTTCATGTAATAACTAGTTAATACTACCTCTTATCTATCAT is a window from the Arachis hypogaea cultivar Tifrunner chromosome 1, arahy.Tifrunner.gnm2.J5K5, whole genome shotgun sequence genome containing:
- the LOC112802924 gene encoding uncharacterized protein, with protein sequence MFPTTSKATFLIFMILMLNAMPPIILACGPCTQPHPSPPHHHYRPKPPPHHGGGGKHPPKPPSYPSPPVIIIPPPVQPPPVIIYPPPPTSPPTRATCPIDALKLGLCLDVAGGIVHVGIGNPVENICCPVIQGLLDLEAAICLCTVIRIKLLNLNIFIPVALQVLATCGMTPPPGFVCPPLK